The stretch of DNA ATTGGCCCAGTGGCTTACAAGTTAATCCTCCCTAGTCATGCTAAAATTCACCCGGTCTTTCATGTATCTTTGTTGAAGAAAGCATTGAAGCCACACCAGCAGCCTCAACCACTTCCACCTATGTTAAATGAAGAATTAGAGTTGGAAGTGACCCCAGAAGCCATATTGGATAGCAGAGAGGACAAGCAGGGTTACTTAGAGGTGCTAGTTAAATGGAAAGATCTTCCTCAGCATGAGTGTACTTGGGAATTGGCAGCAAACATTCAAGACAATTTTCCTGATTTCCAACTTGAGGACAAGTTAGTTCTTTTAGGGGGGGGTAGTGATAAGACTAATAGCCCTAAGCCTACTATTAGAAATGTATATCAGAGGGGAAATAGGAGAGTTTGGTTGAAAACTTCCTAATGTAACACATGTCTAAAAGTTAGTTAGGCAGTTAGTGGTTGAAAACTTCCTAATGTAACACGTGTCTAAAAGTTAGTTAGGCAGTTAGGGAATAAATGAACTATAAGAAGGAATAGCTGTTAGAAGTTGAGGCAGTTTTGGGTGTTAACAGAATTTCTGGTTGTGGAACCAGCAAGGTCGTGGGACCTATTGTAACCATTCTTCTtctattcaattcaataaaattctttttgttcttcctagCAGAATCACTCTGATTCTGATTAGGTTGACTGATTCATTGTTCAATTCCCTTTCTTTGTTAATTCCAGTGGTTGTATCAGTGTTATTATAGAAGGATCTGAAGATGTAAAATAGGTAAAGAAAACTGTTATGAATGGGAATATGGACATAACTTTTTGGGTTATCTGTGAAAAAGATGAAAGTTGAGTTATGTTATTTGTTTGTCTGGAACTTCATTCAAGACAATGCAAATGAGGTGGAGGTTAAAAAAATTCTGTATATGAATTGTGAGTCTTAAGGATCTTTGTGTTACCATGGGATTCCAACAAAGTTTTCATTTATCTGCAACATGGTTATAGTTCATTGGCATACTCCTGGTAAATTCATATCCTAGTATTTGTTTACCCTCTTCCTTCATATCCTGTATTTAATCGGCTCGCTTTGAAGTATTTAAATCTCTCTATTTCACTTCATTTCCTCTATCTACTTGAGGATGTGAGGTGAAGAAGTGCCAATGTTTGCATCAAAGGAAGCATATTTTTGCATTTAAGGTATGGAGGATAAAATGGTGGTTTAGTTGAAAAATGTAGCAATAGAACCAAGACTCCGAGAGTTAAATTGATTGAGAAAGTGTTATTTACTGTTGTTGGAGGATTTTGTGTACTGTGAAACAAATTAACTTAGGAACTCATTTGCATGTATTTTAAGcatagtaaaattaattttaaaacagtGGTTGAAATTTTATGCTCGCTGTCtcactcacacacacacacacctgtAAAACTGTTTATTTTACAGGAAGACTTGATAATCATATCAAAGCATGTTCTCATGGTTTCAGGTTTTTGAACTACTACGTGAACAGCTTTGGTACAGACCTTACTCTGGTGTATACATCAAATTAATAGTCATGCTTGGGAAATGTAGGCAACCTGAGAAAGCTTCTGAACTCTTTCAAGCTATGGTTGATGAAGGTTGTGTTTTGGACTGTGAATCATACACTGCACTGCTATCTGCCTACGGCAGGAGCGGTCTCTTGGATAGAGCTTTCTCTCTTCTCGAGGAAATGAAGAGTACACCTGGTTGTCAGCCAGATGTCCAGACATATTCAATCCTTATAAAATCTTGCTTGCAGGTTTTTGCCTTTGACAAAGTTCAGAGTCTTTTATCTGACATGGCATCTCTTGGCATCAAACCAAACACAGTCACCTACAATACCCTTATTGATGCTTATGGGAAGGCAAAAAGGTAAAATATTCACCTTTCTTTCTTTAACTTGTGAAAGTACTACTTGCTCATTCTGGTTGCTGACAGAACTTGGAAAAAGAATTTTATCAACTACCTACTTTTCCAACATAATCCAGATAACAATCAATCAATTGGGAgactgttgtatctttttaaaaGAAAGAGCAAAGATAGACATATGAGTGTAGCCTTAACCTTAATGATTTCCATAAATCGACCTCTAGGCATTGCTCAAGTGATTGAGCTGGGACACTCAAAGGAGTTTGAGAAAGAGGTCCAAAGTTCAAACACTGGCTACTAACATAACATACTAGCAAAGATAGACAAATGAATGCAGCCTTAAGCTTAATGATTTCAATAAATGAGCTCTTTCCAACGTGCATATTTATTGCTACAGTACAGCACTGGCACACCATTATCTAGCCCTGGATTGTCACCAATTTCTTGATTTCCAATTAAAACTGCAATGAAAAGTTGTTCTGTCTTTGTTGTTTACTTATATTGTATTCTTTTATCAACCAGCTGCAACATACCTCACTAGCATATGTGTAATATAGTTTTCTGGTTCTTAAAAGGTTTTCAGAAATGGAATCTACACTCTTGGAAATGCTTGCTGAACAAGAATGCCAACCTGATGTATGGACCATGAATTCAACACTCAGGGCCTTTGGCAACCTAGGGCAGATAGAAACAATGGAGAGGTGTTATGACAAGTTTCAGACATCAGGAATCCAACCAAATGTTCAGACCTTCAATATTCTCTTGGATTCCTACGGCAAAGCCTGTGATTTCACGAAAATGAGTGCTGTGATGGAATACATGCAGAAATACCATTATTCTTGGACAATTGTGACCTACAATATTGTGATTGATGCTTTTGGGAAAGCTGGGAATCTCAAACAGATGGAGTATTTGTTTAGACTAATGCGGTCAGAGAGAATAAAACCTAGTTGTGTTACACTGTGCTCACTTGTAAGGGCTTATGCACATGCAGGTAAGCCTGAAAAAATTGGCGGTGTCCTTCGTTTTGTCGATAATTCAGATGTAACACTGGATACTGTATTCTTCAATTGCTTGGTGGATGCTTATGTGAGGTTAGATTGTTTGGATGAGATGAAGGGAGTTCTTGAGATAATGGAACAGAAAGGTTGTAAACCTGATTTCATAACTTATAGAACTATGATTAAAGCTTATTCATCTAAAGGCATGCAGAGTCATGTTAAGGAGCTTAGAGAGCTCCTCATAACAGTAAAGAGGCCTCCTTTAGAAAGAAACAAGCCTGACTTTTGATGAGAAGATCTACTGATATTTTTGCTCCAATATGTTTTGGCTGTCTAGCTATGATCTGTTCATCTGTGCATATGTTGAATACATCTAGTAGACTAGTACTTTTGAGTAGGTTGTCTATTGTCTTTGAGCTTCCCAACTTTTAGAAGGGAGTACTCTCTTTTGACGGTAGACACAAGAAATACCTTAGGTGGTCACAACcccaaataaaaattatttgagcgcacacacaaaaatagatactatttaattattttaaaaatacacatcatttaatttttttttttctatttttttttgtgtgttccTAAATGGTGTATCTAATAATCTAAGCCTTGTGACCACATAAGATTTTTACCGTAGACCTgcattttaagtttttttctttttccttttcgtAGTAATTTATAGTTAGTCATCAACCTAGGAGAACAGAGACAGAAGGAAAATAGGGGCAGAGAAAACGAGAATAAAAGTGTAAAATCACTATTTTGAGAAAGGGAATAAAAtagagaggaagaaaaaaaatgatataggTTTAGtcaaatttcttttttactttGAGCTAAAAGATATAGTACTTTTTTCTATTTCATTTGCATATACTtgccttttttatttaatgttggaTTTAGTTGTTACTTCTTTCTTTGTGGGAGGGACATTGTTTCTGATGAGCAGTATGTTATCTACATAAGGCTTGTATCTTTGTTCTTGATGAATTCAAACTGTTTTTCAACTTCATGAGAAATAAGTTTCTAAGTTTTAGAAGTTTTTCTTAGTTCATGaatagattttttgttgcttgCACATCTTTCCAACTTCTTATGGTCTGACAAAATTCCGAGGCCTTGCCCTATTCATATTTGTGAAGATTTCTTGCAAAAATTGCAGTTTTGATATCCAtttgtcagatttcaaaatcaTAAAGTGCAACCATAACAGAGGAATCTTAACCGATTTACCTTACCATAGCACTTGTCTTCAAGATGCATTAGGACCCTATGGATTTTAACCCTTCGTGGGACTTTAACCAATGTCCATAGTCCATTCTTAGTTTGTGTTCTTGTGGGGTGTCTGTTTCAAGTCCAGGAATGATGTTTCTCATAATATATAGGTAGGGAATGAGTATATCCATGATTACTAGTTACACCcctgttattttttaaatgaccaAGTTGTCCTTATAACCAAATCAAATTTACAAAGCTTACCATTAACCTCTTTTCTATCTCAAACGTGAAAACCTTCTCTTTTCACATTTTTTCTCCCATTTCgtctatttttctctctttcattAATTTTCGCTACCATTAATTGATTCATCATCGTTTTCACATATTCgaaaacttaattaaaaattttatatgcAAACTAAATTCATGTAGCTTATGCAATTTAAGTTCAAGTGaacatatgtaatttaaatttatgtagTTAGCATAATATCAAATAGTTTATACATACGTAAATTTATACATAGGCAAATCTAATTTTAAGTATACTAACACAATTTAACTTCAACGAAACATACACAATTTAAGTTTATGTAGTTAGTAGAATGTCAAATAATTTACGTATACATAAACTTTGTTCACCTTACGCAATTTAAGTTTAAGTATGTTGATGAAATTTAAGTCCAAGTAAGCACACACATTTTAAGTTCAAGTAAGTATACGCAATTTCAGTTTACATAGTTAGTAGAATGTCAAATagtttatgtatatataaactTAGTTCACCTTAcgcaatttaaatttaagtgagcatgcaaatttaaaatttacatagTTCGCAAAATGCCAAATAGTTTATGTATACATAAACTTTGTTCAAGCATGTTTAAGTGAATTATATTTGTGTATCACTTgtaaattcttaaattttagGTCTTACACAAACACGATTGGTGTATGTTTACGTGAATTTAATTtgtgtaaaatataattttttaaacatatgATTTttcagaattaaaaaaaaaaaattgtggaacTCAAAACAGAACTCAATAAGTtgacataaaaaatacattgtaaGTTTCTTTCAACcttctatataattttttttatataaaatttacataTGAGATATGGAGTGAGtaatgaaaagaaagaaaaggagaaTAAGGATTTTAGAagtataaaatgacattttaggtatttaatttataaaaaaaaaaaaaaaaaaattggggtgtAACTAGCAAAAGTGATGCCCATAAAACACAACTTTGTTCACAGAAAAATTACAAGACATGGAACCTCATACCATTGAACAAAGAtgttaagttaattttttattttggaagCACACTACTGTTTTTTGATCTATAAGTAAGAGATTAAATACCACCAAAAATTCGTACACAAAACTGTGAGGTCTCATGTTCAAACCCATAACATGATGTCCAACCTAATAATATCAACATTTGTTTTCCAATTGAGTTAGGAGTTATGGAGTAGAAGTATAATATCGACCAACTACCTACTATAAGAGAGTAGAAACTTAAGCAAACATAAAGGTAAATAGGGGCGAACAAACGATAGGGTTCAGTCGATTTCGGACCCAAAACCCCCATAAAAAACCACGGATCCAATACAAAGGCTCAATTTCAACCATCTATATCCTTGGTTTGGTCTGTTTGCATGTGGATGGTTTAATTGGATTTTTGGTTTGGTCTATTAGTAGtccattttatttgattttttttcttcgaaaTGAAAAGAGTTAGAGAAAGTtccacaaaacaaactcaatgCACCActtttaatagaatttataacattattaacATAGATAAACTCACAAATAACACATATCTAGCTTACGAAAACATAAGAACAAATAGATCTAACttaaaaacacaaaaaacaTAAGAAGAAAAATACCGGTGAAACACTATAAATATATAGCCAAACATAGTGACTAAATCAAAGCGCTCATTACTTCTTAGTGGAGATGACTAATAGCATTTCAACGAGTGTactaaatcgttgcaagtaatacttaaaacggtagtatcgaATGTCGAACTCAttgattgcgttttactatcgaattgtgtttaattactaaaattgaacaaaacgtttccgaattgattgaaataatatttgaaactaacaagagtaaataataaaactttttataataagaaaaatgttagggatAAGTTTCACTTCAATCCAActttggtttctaatttgaccttagttactaaatttttttattgaactattaccgatttttatttattaatttttctctaATGTCTTAgggacagaacctttaattccaaagtaactcaTAATTCCTTAGttgatttaagattataattaagctTTAGAGTACAaaaattctcttattaaactattgcctctacaaataattcaattggtttcatgacctgcatctatccttagactacaatatcatgaatttctcatctcacacattcgtaaagtccattgtcgtttcaaaatacaaatcgtaaaataatttaaagttgatcaaggaATAAGAGGCATTAAGCccaaatatgagaaaaataattcaataaacttattcatataactaaaaatcaaataagacAAATAGGAGTTTTatcttgtttcactcatccctaacaaatagggtttaattACTCATGACATAGAtgaaaaagatagagattaaagaagaaatacatgaaagattcatgaatgatttttGATAAAACTCCTTCAATGATGTTAGAATCGGtcatctttgagtttctctgctagagCACAAGTCTGCAAACTTTCCAATAGCCAAAAAGATTCCTAGAAAGTgagaaaatgtgtttttataCATTATGCAGCATGTCACGCGTCCCAAACGCAACATTTACGCTCTAGACACACTTGGACAAAATCAGGTATGTAGAAATGCACCATAGGCTCAAGAATTTGCGATTTAGGCGCAAAACATATGTTGAATGACATTTACTGCaatttctcctcttttgagtttgaatttggttcatgtgtcttcatgaaagttgtagctataaatcttaactttcattttcacttggtttaactctaattggacatctacgaCTGCATATATgattgaactacttcacataggtcatgttgatttctcaccaaaattcagcactgcaccaaaacaacgaaataaactaaaactacgaaaaatatctaactaataaaaaaataagaacataacattttattaatttcaagatctaaaatcaataaattatatcaaataaatccctaaatcaaataatgattaaagataaataacactaaaaataataaaaaaatatgcatatgatgagaAATTATCAATGACACTGTTTCACTCAACACCTTATTAGTAAGCAAAGATGCTAAATTATCTCAGTCAGTTCGTCCTTCCTTGGAGACCCCCTCCTAATTAGACTTCAATTCCATTTACACAACCACTTTAAATCTTCCCTTATCTCTCtccttttcatttttctttcaattttttcctGTCTACTTCGTACTTCTCTATAAACCATTGCCTcttaagaataataatttataactatattattaTGGATTTTATATAAAAGTAGTAAAAGATAAATGTTGTATTGGAAGTATACATAAAATGATGCAAATATttaatctattattttaatgtaGCAGTAGCTTTTAAGAGTTCTATGACATGTATAcaccattatatatatatgttcacaagaaaatttaatatttgattatgTATACAATTAATTGTATAATTCAGTCAGTTCTAGTTAACGATGATTCTCTTTTAGAGGCCTGAAGTTGACTATCTGCACACACCTATAATTAAAAAGTGGATTTGATGACCCAACATCCCGTTTTCACTTGCTCGTGTGCATGGCTTTTATATTCGGATTGACCGGTCTTAAGTAGATTACGAGTATGTGTCCACTCCTAGTAGGGGCATGTATCGAAAATGATTGGTGAACATCTTCAAAGGTTGTCATCCCTTCATTAACCTTCATTAATGGTATCTTTACAAGTTGAATTTTGAAGGAAAATACTTTGGAagactaaatttatattttaatatatatatttaatattttaaataattggaAAGAGCAACATGATAAATAAacatattcttttaaatttaaaacaaatctatcaaatcaatatcaaaatataaacttaacCCTTCAAAATCTTATTATCTCAAACCATTCAAAAAACCAACTTGCAAACTTTGTTTGCGAGTTTAGAGAGGAATGAAGACGAGAGAttgaaaaaaaaggaagaaagtaATTGAAGGAATGAAGATTTTTGGAAGCAGAGAGTTTTGAAGAATTTGTGGATATTCGTAATAAATAATCCATATATTTTGAGAactcaaaaattatattaaagagagatcattttaaagatttagaagaacttaaattaaatatttatattattataataatttataaattaaatatatatttattataaacattttttattattttctataaaattactctcaaaaaatataaatataatcttTCTATTTCTAAGCGGAGTAATGTCTATCATTTTCTATATCAATTAAAAGGGGGGATAAAGCAACATGAGCGCGTTGCCTTTGCATACACCTACTCCCTCCAAGCTCATCATGACCCAAA from Cicer arietinum cultivar CDC Frontier isolate Library 1 chromosome 3, Cicar.CDCFrontier_v2.0, whole genome shotgun sequence encodes:
- the LOC101507683 gene encoding pentatricopeptide repeat-containing protein At5g48730, chloroplastic; translation: MSSLSTTTARGPPLPSPTISHRSNSFRILSMTRPDSTPNSPPPPHVTGVEKLRSATMAVTVDQRTQRIAKEMEKMKAKEAKERKEMKNRKVASQKAVSVILRREATKAIIDKRRKKGPINSKKLLPRTVLEALHERIAALRWESALKVFELLREQLWYRPYSGVYIKLIVMLGKCRQPEKASELFQAMVDEGCVLDCESYTALLSAYGRSGLLDRAFSLLEEMKSTPGCQPDVQTYSILIKSCLQVFAFDKVQSLLSDMASLGIKPNTVTYNTLIDAYGKAKRFSEMESTLLEMLAEQECQPDVWTMNSTLRAFGNLGQIETMERCYDKFQTSGIQPNVQTFNILLDSYGKACDFTKMSAVMEYMQKYHYSWTIVTYNIVIDAFGKAGNLKQMEYLFRLMRSERIKPSCVTLCSLVRAYAHAGKPEKIGGVLRFVDNSDVTLDTVFFNCLVDAYVRLDCLDEMKGVLEIMEQKGCKPDFITYRTMIKAYSSKGMQSHVKELRELLITVKRPPLERNKPDF